The genomic DNA GGCTTGTTTGGCTAAGGAAATACCGTCAATCGGCACAACCCCCAAGACCAAAATGGGATGTTCGATGCCGGCCTGTCGTAGCTCCAAGGCCTCATCCAGATTGGAAACACAAAATCCTGCAACCTGATCTGCCAATTGTTTAGCGATTGGTATAACACCGTGCCCATAAGCGTTAGCCTTTACCACCGCGTAGACCTGAGTCCGGATAGGCAGGGGCTTCGTCACTTGCTGTAAATTGTAAGAAAGGGCTTCAAGGTCTATACTAATCTGGGTCGGTCTATGCCTACTTGCTTTCATCTGCTTCCTCCAAAATGACACTGGCTTGAACAAAATTTCCTGAGTGGCTAATACTGAGCCAAACCTTGGCTGCTACCTGAGATTGGCTCAGGCGGGGTACCCCTTTGGCATCATTTAGTACTTCCATATCTTGGAATCGAAGCTTGCCAATACCTGTTCCCAAGGCTTTTGCGAAAGCCTCCTTAGCTGACCAACGTCCTGCTAAATATTCCAACTGGCGCTTGCCCTTGAGTTTGTCGAAGTGTTCTTTTTCCCTAGAAGTCAGCACCTTGTCCACAAACCGAGGATGTTTTTGGAGCGCTTCTTGAATTGCAGTTAGTTCCTGCAGGTCGATACCATGTCCTATTATCATATCTCTTCCAAAAAAGGTCAGGAAATACTTCCTAGACCTGTTTCTATTTGTTTATTTGCGGCCGTGACAGTTCTTGAATTTCTTTCCTGACTGACATGGGCATGGGGCATTGCGCTCAACACCTTCAAAGGATACATTTTTACCTGCTTGATTTCCTTTTGCTGGAATGATGTTTTTAGCAGCTGTTGTGTGAGCTTCTTGGCTTGCGCGCTCCCGTTCGATATTGTCATGAATCTGAGCTTTCATCATCAGACGGGTCACGTCAAACTCAATAGCTCCAATCATATCGTTGAACATGTTGAAGGCTTCCGACTGATACTCCACAACTGGGTTGTTTTGAGCATAGCCTCGAAGGCTGACTGCGTTACGCAGCTGGTCCATGGCATCAATGTGATCGGTCCATTTGTTGTCTACTACTCGGAGAATCAAGACTTTTTGGAACTCTCTGATGCGTTCTTCATCACGCAGTTTTCCAACTTGAGAGTCGTAAACCTGCAGAGCTCGGTTGTAGAGTTCTTCTTCAATTTCGTTGTAATTGAGACTCTCCAAGTCTGCTAGACTTAGGCTGTCTTCTGCAACGAGGTTCATGTGAGCGAATTTCAGAATGGC from Streptococcus oriscaviae includes the following:
- the acpS gene encoding holo-ACP synthase; amino-acid sequence: MIIGHGIDLQELTAIQEALQKHPRFVDKVLTSREKEHFDKLKGKRQLEYLAGRWSAKEAFAKALGTGIGKLRFQDMEVLNDAKGVPRLSQSQVAAKVWLSISHSGNFVQASVILEEADESK